The sequence TGTAATGTCCAGCACAGGTTgaagataattataaatttctgaATATGTTATTATGAAAAGGATTAACTAAACTTTTTGGATTCTGCTTGATTCTCGTAGCTGATGGGCTTACTCCAATCTGTAGAAAGATTCTTGGATTAAGATACAAGCAGACAGCTGCTGATGAGCTTCTTTGTAAATCAAGATCttagttatttaaatttttcagtCAAGAACTAAAACACATAGCCATTGCCAAACCAAGCCACTCTACGTACAAGAAAATGCCATTATATTTGTCCTAAACGATGCGCACTTGGTGGCTGCTTTGCTTTCCATGGGTTGGACTCTACACTCTGGACTCTTAAGACTCCATTCATTCACCACTTCACATGATAAACGCACAAGACGTTTCTGCTTTCCAGTTTCGAAGGTAGACAAACTGCATTCCGCCCTTGTCAACTATTGCcaattcatcactcattttctGTAAAAGACTCAGCAGCTTCAGTCCCCCGTCCTCCCCCGATTCCGCCTCATACAGAGGACGTCCATAGTACTTCTTGTAGTCACCGGGAAGATATGCAAGAGGTAAACTTCCCCCTGAAAGTTCAACCAACTTTTTCACCTCCCCCTTGATAGCATTTGTTTCTCCAGTCCCCTCTCCATCAAGGTAGCCTCTGCAGCACCCCACAGTGTCCGTTGCTGCTGGATAACGACACATTAAAGCACTTGAGAAGGATAGAACGACCTTCCCGCAAGCCACACTAGGCCAGTCATAGACCAAGTCACTGGCATTAATCAAAGCAGATGAAACATTCACCCCAGCAGGTGTAGCTAGGAACACATAATATCCACGTTGACTAACTGTATTGAGGACCTGAGCAAAATCGGCATCCCCAGATATCAGCATGATGCAAGCAGGTGGTGGATTGTCAAGGGCAAAAGTGTACACCCCGGAGAGAATGGCTTTGTCAGCAGCATCCTTTCTACCTCTTGGAACATAGTTCAATTCAACACCACTTCTGTGTAACTCTTCTTTGGTTCTCATGGAGAAGCCATTTAAATCCCCAAATGcagtaaatcttttaataggAGACACCCCGAAAGCCTTTCTGGTATGAAGAGCTACATCTTGTGCCAGAACACCACGAGGAACAGGGCAATTTTCCATGTCCCAGAAGATAGCCCCAGGTGCGCCAAGAGAGCTTTGGTTTTTCTGGAATGAAGGAGGTTGAACCATGCCCATACTGGATTGTgcagatttaaaaataagaagctGTAAACATTTCCAGGCAGCAACTAAATTCAGTGAAAACCATCCCATGCCTTATGATTCAATTTATATCAGCTTTCTGAATTGCAAAACCAAAATATCTATAGAATTGTCTTTTGGTACAAGCCATATTCTGTCAAAACATAAGTTCAAATTCATCTCCAAAATGATGGCCAACTTCAAGCAATAGCACAGAGCAAAGCAAGAGCTCctaaatttctataaaatcaaaacaGAACAGAATTCACCCACACCCTCTACTATTACATAAGCTCTAGAGCATTACCAAACTTCAACAAGAAGATAATTACTCGGTGGCAAAACTAGCCATCAATGAAAATTTGAACAATCAAAGCTGGGCATGAATGAAAATTAGAACCATCTTTCATA comes from Ricinus communis isolate WT05 ecotype wild-type chromosome 5, ASM1957865v1, whole genome shotgun sequence and encodes:
- the LOC8283421 gene encoding uncharacterized protein LOC8283421 isoform X6 — protein: MGMVQPPSFQKNQSSLGAPGAIFWDMENCPVPRGVLAQDVALHTRKAFGVSPIKRFTAFGDLNGFSMRTKEELHRSGVELNYVPRGRKDAADKAILSGVYTFALDNPPPACIMLISGDADFAQVLNTVSQRGYYVFLATPAGVNVSSALINASDLVYDWPSVACGKVVLSFSSALMCRYPAATDTVGCCRGYLDGEGTGETNAIKGEVKKLVELSGGSLPLAYLPGDYKKYYGRPLYEAESGEDGGLKLLSLLQKMSDELAIVDKGGMQFVYLRNWKAETSCAFIM
- the LOC8283421 gene encoding uncharacterized protein LOC8283421 isoform X3: MWMALSTIVFLLIFKSAQSSMGMVQPPSFQKNQSSLGAPGAIFWDMENCPVPRGVLAQDVALHTRKAFGVSPIKRFTAFGDLNGFSMRTKEELHRSGVELNYVPRGRKDAADKAILSGVYTFALDNPPPACIMLISGDADFAQVLNTVSQRGYYVFLATPAGVNVSSALINASDLVYDWPSVACGKVVLSFSSALMCRYPAATDTVGCCRGYLDGEGTGETNAIKGEVKKLVELSGGSLPLAYLPGDYKKYYGRPLYEAESGEDGGLKLLSLLQKMSDELAIVDKGGMQFVYLRNWKAETSCAFIM
- the LOC8283421 gene encoding uncharacterized protein LOC8283421 isoform X1 codes for the protein MGFLVPLEELIAFPSLDLLLIFKSAQSSMGMVQPPSFQKNQSSLGAPGAIFWDMENCPVPRGVLAQDVALHTRKAFGVSPIKRFTAFGDLNGFSMRTKEELHRSGVELNYVPRGRKDAADKAILSGVYTFALDNPPPACIMLISGDADFAQVLNTVSQRGYYVFLATPAGVNVSSALINASDLVYDWPSVACGKVVLSFSSALMCRYPAATDTVGCCRGYLDGEGTGETNAIKGEVKKLVELSGGSLPLAYLPGDYKKYYGRPLYEAESGEDGGLKLLSLLQKMSDELAIVDKGGMQFVYLRNWKAETSCAFIM
- the LOC8283421 gene encoding uncharacterized protein LOC8283421 isoform X5 — translated: MLLIFKSAQSSMGMVQPPSFQKNQSSLGAPGAIFWDMENCPVPRGVLAQDVALHTRKAFGVSPIKRFTAFGDLNGFSMRTKEELHRSGVELNYVPRGRKDAADKAILSGVYTFALDNPPPACIMLISGDADFAQVLNTVSQRGYYVFLATPAGVNVSSALINASDLVYDWPSVACGKVVLSFSSALMCRYPAATDTVGCCRGYLDGEGTGETNAIKGEVKKLVELSGGSLPLAYLPGDYKKYYGRPLYEAESGEDGGLKLLSLLQKMSDELAIVDKGGMQFVYLRNWKAETSCAFIM
- the LOC8283421 gene encoding uncharacterized protein LOC8283421 isoform X2, with the translated sequence MGWFSLNLVAAWKCLQLLIFKSAQSSMGMVQPPSFQKNQSSLGAPGAIFWDMENCPVPRGVLAQDVALHTRKAFGVSPIKRFTAFGDLNGFSMRTKEELHRSGVELNYVPRGRKDAADKAILSGVYTFALDNPPPACIMLISGDADFAQVLNTVSQRGYYVFLATPAGVNVSSALINASDLVYDWPSVACGKVVLSFSSALMCRYPAATDTVGCCRGYLDGEGTGETNAIKGEVKKLVELSGGSLPLAYLPGDYKKYYGRPLYEAESGEDGGLKLLSLLQKMSDELAIVDKGGMQFVYLRNWKAETSCAFIM
- the LOC8283421 gene encoding uncharacterized protein LOC8283421 isoform X4 — translated: MWMALSTIVFVSPCMGMVQPPSFQKNQSSLGAPGAIFWDMENCPVPRGVLAQDVALHTRKAFGVSPIKRFTAFGDLNGFSMRTKEELHRSGVELNYVPRGRKDAADKAILSGVYTFALDNPPPACIMLISGDADFAQVLNTVSQRGYYVFLATPAGVNVSSALINASDLVYDWPSVACGKVVLSFSSALMCRYPAATDTVGCCRGYLDGEGTGETNAIKGEVKKLVELSGGSLPLAYLPGDYKKYYGRPLYEAESGEDGGLKLLSLLQKMSDELAIVDKGGMQFVYLRNWKAETSCAFIM